TTCTGCATAATACTCTTCCCCACCTGATAAGTGAGCCGCTCCGCGCTCCACTTATCGTACGCGGATGCTTCACTCGATACGCAGATCATAGATGGATTGCACAATCAACCTGCTTTTGTAATTTCTTCCTATTGCAGGCTATTTCTCAGCTTAAAAATACACCTAAAAAAACTCAATTTTTGTCTTGACGATGAGTTAACCGAGGTATATAAGCCACAAACTGAATTTTCGATCCTTGTTTTTCTGGATATGACGTTCAGACCCACGAAAAGAGTCGTTCGGTGATGAAATATATGTAAGCAACAATTGCAATATTGAAAAAAATGATTATATTTCCAAAATGTGGGTAAATAAACACTCATTAAAATAAATTTAAACATCAAAACAATCAGGAGCGTAAGACAAGCAATGCGTAAGACAGTAAGACAGACCGCCAACAAGGGGAACAATGCCATCAGTTCAAACGGTAAAAAGACTCCATTTAAAAGCATTCGAAACGGATATTCGGCCATGATCGAATATGTGCTGTATTTAAACGATCGAATGAATAAAGAGTAGCCGTATTAATTTTAAACAAATACTGATTAATATTGAGTTTCAATCCTTGTTTTTCTGGATATGACGTTCAGACCCACGAAAAGAGTCGTTCGGGGTGAATATATGTAAGCAACAATTGCAATATTGAAAAAAATGATTATATTTTCTAAGTATGGGTAAATAAACACTCATTAAAATAAATTTAAACATCAAAACAATCAGGAGCGTAAGACAAGCAATGCGTAAGACAGTAAGACAGACCGCCAACAAGGGGAACAATGCCATCAGTTCAAACGGTAAAAAGACCCCATTTAAAAGCATTCGAAACGGATATTCGGCCATGATCGAATATGTGCTGTATTTAAACGATCGAATGAATAAAGAGTAATCGTATTAATTTTAAATAAATACTGATTAATATTGAGTTTCAATCCTCGTTGTTCTGGATATGACGTTCAGACAATTCAGGGGATGCCGGTTTTAAATGGTATCGTTTAAACCGCAAAAACCCGGCCCTGATATAATATATCAGGGCCGGGTTTTTTTATTTTGAGGTTACTATGGGGTTATTTTCAAAATCGAACTTATTTCAATTTCTTGGGGTTGGTCATAAAAGCGGCCACCCCCTGTGTCAGGAGAGATGTCCCCTAAGCAAATAGTTTCCTTTTAGGGCTTGATCATAACTGCGGCCATATTCTCTTACGTGTAGTTTCGAAGTCCCGGCTGTTGCCGGCGTACGACATGGCGCGATCGGGGGAAAAGATGCCGGGGCCATCAAGCGTTAAGAAGCGCAAACTGTTTGAGGCTTGCCGAGTTTTTGCGCTTCAGCTTCATGGCACCAGCATCCCCCCGTATCGTGCTGGAGAAGCCGGAAACGGCCGGGACGTTCCTCACGACCTTATGGCCGCAGTTATGATCAAGCCCTTTATTGGGCTCGATCATAATTTCGGCCATAGCCCTGAAATGCAACTGCGGAGTCCCGCCCGTTCCCGGCGTACGAAATTGCGCGATCCGGGGAAAAGATGCTGGAACTATGACGCGTTAAGAAGCACAAGCTGTTTGAGGCGCGCCGAGCTTTTGCGCTTCAGCTTCATCGTTCCGGCAGCCCCCGGATCGTGCTGGAGAAGCCGGCAAGGGGCGGGACGCAGCCGGCGATAAAAGCAGCGGGACACTTGCTTCTAACCCAATATCCCAAAACTTCAGATACATTCGGTTTTGATGTCAGACCGGATTGCCTGAGTGGCTTAGAAATTCATAAAGGTCAATTATTCCACCCACAGTGATCGTTGGTTCAATCCCCCACGGGTCAAATATGACTTTGGGGGACCGTTTGACCCACGCTGCGCGCATTCCGGCAGAAATCGCCCCGATAACATCAAAAGGATTACTTGAAATTAACCATGCCTCGGAACCAATTGATTTGGATTGACGCAGAAAATGTGCATAAACACCTGGATTTGGTTTGTAGCTTTTAATATCGTCTGTGCTGACGATGCCTTCAAAATAGCCTTCGATATGAGCATTTTTAAGCAAAATATGAACATCATCTGCGCGACCATTTGAAAATGCGAACATCCGGAATCCAGCAGATTTCAACCTCGACAAGCCTTCTTCAACATCAGAATGAGGTGGCAAAATTTTATAGCCATCCATAAGGCTCTTTTTTTGGTTCAGTGTAATTTTTATTCCAAATAATAGACATGCATAGTCAAGCGCCTGTTCCGTACAGACCGAAAAGTCCTGGTAGTTCTGCATAAGTCCGCGCCTGAATGAGTATTCGAGCTGTTTTTCACGCCAGACCTGCGATAAAGCACTGGCCGGGTCACCAATGATCCTCTCTAAGGCTGTGGCAATCCCTGAGGTGTCTATCATTGTTCCGTATACATCGAATGCAAGAGAAATTGCCATAAATTCATTCCTCCTTTAATATTTACATCACACCCAAAAATTCAGAATTAAATCAAAATTCTACGCCAAAATCAGTCATATCAGCTATGTGCGGATATTGTCGTCCGGAGTCGTGCCATATTTATCGACTCAATGATCAGGCATAGCTTCTCCTTCTGCAGGCATATTTGGATTGAGTTCCCAAGAGCTGTCATTTAAGCTCAGCCATGTCTTGTATTCCCATTTCGGAGAAGGCTTTTCCCAAACATTTGAATCCAATAATACACCAGGGACTAACGACATCTGAGATGATGTCCAGTTTAATTTTATCAGCCATACTAAAACTTTATTATTTCAGTTTGTACGTGCTCTTTGATGCAACGCAGGAGACGGACAGACAAGCGGGTATGTGAGCCTCCGAAAAGGCAAACAAGACTCTGTGGGATTTATTTTTTCCGGGGCCCTTATGCCAGGGGAAACCCGATATATTCAATACCGATCAGGGAACCGGGTTCACCCGTACTGAATTTACGTCTATTTTGGAAAATAATAAGATCGCACTCGGCATGGACGGCAAGGGCCGAGCACTTGACAACGTCATGGTCAAACGTCTCTGGCGAAGCGTCAAATACGAAGAGAGGGGTATATATCAAAGGCTATGAATCAGTCAGGGACACTATGGCCAGTTTAAATCAATATTTAATCGTTTACAACAGCGAACAGATTCATCAGTTTTGGGGAGAGAAAGACTAATGCGAAATTATCATATATATATTTTTTTAGGACTTGATCATAACTGCGGCCATATTTTGCTGTGCATAGCCTCGAAGTCCCGCCCGTTGCCGGCGTACGACATGGCGCGATCCGGGGAAAAGATGTCGGGACCATGAAGCGTTAAGAAGCGCAAACTGTTTGAGGCGTTTTGAGGCGTGCCGAGTTTTTGCGCTTTAGATTCATGGGGCCGGCATCCCCCGGATCGTGCTGGAGAAGCCGGCAAGGGGCGGGACAGACTCCGTGACATAGTGGCCGCAGTTATGATCAAGCCCATATTTTTATTCAAAAGAAGCCGGTGGGTATATGAGCGAAATTTTTGACCTCCATGGCGTTCCGCACTTGGTTATTCACCAGAAGAAGCACTTAAAAAGGTTCAAAATACCAAAAAATTATTGATACAGGCCCCATGGGAAAAAGGCAGGTCAATCCATCCAGTAATTTTCGAAGCAGCTTCTGGCTGATACACAATATTTGGCTGAATCTGTATTGCCCAAGGCACCTCA
The nucleotide sequence above comes from Desulfobacterales bacterium. Encoded proteins:
- a CDS encoding haloacid dehalogenase type II → MAISLAFDVYGTMIDTSGIATALERIIGDPASALSQVWREKQLEYSFRRGLMQNYQDFSVCTEQALDYACLLFGIKITLNQKKSLMDGYKILPPHSDVEEGLSRLKSAGFRMFAFSNGRADDVHILLKNAHIEGYFEGIVSTDDIKSYKPNPGVYAHFLRQSKSIGSEAWLISSNPFDVIGAISAGMRAAWVKRSPKVIFDPWGIEPTITVGGIIDLYEFLSHSGNPV